Proteins from a genomic interval of Pseudomonas asplenii:
- a CDS encoding DUF4824 family protein, with the protein MLILATQVVVLLGVAYNRSGTPQALLSLSQRELYLPYDNDADNSGLALRLRLRGLYAQEYGNSDSAGLTDWLNKEKLAALGFDLSKLSDIQSGSHSYLKRISRPVFLVFEFNGPAYQQALEKAQARLSRAIALEASNNGLAEARRALAIESYSASRLFLIDAGLDAQALRKQYEDTTRYLIIPGRIAPLVLASNENRPRLLTGRVSEVATETINVPAAFRTILEPIRQQIKGQRYEEGENGTFGFNVTVAFGQRFEPWIVDLAPKQMPPHPE; encoded by the coding sequence ATGTTGATTCTCGCCACCCAGGTGGTGGTTTTGCTCGGGGTAGCCTATAACCGCAGCGGGACGCCGCAAGCGTTGTTGAGTCTGTCGCAGCGCGAATTGTACTTGCCTTACGATAATGACGCCGACAACAGCGGTCTGGCGCTGCGCCTGCGTCTGCGGGGTCTGTATGCGCAAGAGTATGGCAACTCCGACTCTGCAGGCCTGACTGACTGGTTGAACAAGGAGAAGCTGGCGGCCCTGGGGTTCGATCTCTCGAAACTCTCCGATATTCAGTCCGGGAGCCACAGTTACCTGAAGCGGATTTCCCGGCCGGTGTTCCTGGTTTTCGAGTTCAATGGTCCCGCATATCAGCAAGCCCTTGAAAAGGCGCAGGCGCGCTTATCGCGAGCCATCGCGCTAGAGGCCTCGAACAACGGCTTGGCCGAAGCCCGTCGAGCGCTGGCAATCGAGTCGTACAGTGCCAGTCGGTTGTTTCTGATTGACGCTGGCCTGGACGCCCAGGCATTACGCAAACAGTACGAGGATACGACTCGGTACCTGATCATTCCCGGCAGGATTGCCCCCCTGGTTCTTGCCAGTAATGAAAACCGGCCACGGCTGCTGACGGGCCGCGTCAGTGAGGTCGCTACGGAGACTATCAATGTACCTGCCGCCTTCAGGACGATACTGGAGCCGATCCGGCAGCAGATAAAAGGGCAACGCTACGAGGAGGGCGAGAATGGCACGTTCGGGTTCAACGTGACAGTTGCCTTCGGCCAGCGCTTCGAACCCTGGATCGTCGACCTGGCGCCAAAACAGATGCCCCCTCATCCAGAGTGA